From a region of the Vanrija pseudolonga chromosome 2, complete sequence genome:
- the xlnA_4 gene encoding Endo-1,4-beta-xylanase A yields the protein MLVATALLATLAVVAAQDPCGPTSKPPVSSTTTAPPTSTTAPPPTGGVALHPNGQNGWCIDIAGANYANGTPVQLYQCNGTGAQKFAIQRGDGKFQVAGTNFCVDAGVNPGNGSKLHLWQCYQGLPQQQWYWTNDNRIALTGQGLCLDLPSGSLSNGNQLQVWQCATGNTNQVWSN from the exons atgctcgtcgccaccgccctcctcgccaccctcgccgtcgtcgcggcccaGGACCCCTGCGGCCCCACCTCCAAGCCGCCCgtcagcagcaccaccaccgcgcccccCACCAGCACGACCGCGCCCCCTCCCactggcggcgtcgcgctccacCCCAACGGCCAGAACGGCTGGTGCATCGACATTGCCGGCGCCAACTATGCCAACGGCACCCCCGTCCAGCT CTACCAGTGCAACGGCACCGGTGCCCAGAAGTTTGCCatccagcgcggcgacggcaagttCCAGGTTGCCGGCACCAACTTctgcgtcgacgccggcgtcaacCCCGGCAACGGCTCCAAGCTCCACCTCTGGCAGTGCTACCAGGGCctcccgcagcagcagtggtaCTGGACCAACGACAACCGCATTGCTCTTACTGGCCAGG GCCTCTGCCTCGACCTCCCCTCGGGCAGCCTCTCGAACGGCAACCAGCTCCAGGTCTGGCAGTGCGCCACGGGCAACACGAACCAGGTCTGGAGCAACTAA
- the nit-4_9 gene encoding Nitrogen assimilation transcription factor nit-4, with protein MPAVTSLTAPPKKRNFACESCRSKKRRCDGGQPRCRLCTTLKTECIYKGIPSSKYLHDLEDHATKLRDTLSRLKHASKEERDQILDLIDDSNIPATGPNPDGFGSERMANIATRPMKLDSLVDSFKEQVKISTDTDNRAALHGPSSLYYLSSANTAQSPPPAQADLVTDALDIEHHLMMDWIDRVALAASFPVMNEEVWRYVLKMHFTWVQPMFGFVHHKTFMRDMHRPRTPQSMFSPFLLYCLCTHVIRACDVNLLSEGMNPSDPFLPQAKLLVLREVERGSSLSAIAGLLTLSAKIMSLGHVSPAWVYLGMAIRMIDDLGIHLDGKTPASESQFSTEELESRRHMFWSAYLWDKTMSTYLGRMPMLQQTRDSPKPIDPDVELDAAPWTPVGNRLDQFPAFKSTPSLELSTFCNSSRLAIIMNDILLYDNGFSCPLSAEGRGGEAGAPLLDSIHRALKEWRKKLPPELQFSPKDEPDRVPPAHIINLNCLYHMLSILLDRRQAVGVVQDSSVKSALEISILAQLSHSHFLDREAVLSHCYCIYTAALVFLSKLRLRTNEGWLSDEEAVLVTSLQWCLNRLSNASTTIAALRGPVTVLHEKVSTLPGPIASIIISAIGPPPVNPEVPSSDFQPATTTNGTAAHTSPDSINSANSLQSLVSTAPNRKSTAPPLQPTTFENNNLTLESALAAILRNDTSSLATAALTTTDTSPQSNQSNPVVAPTLVDNAAVGPGSDFWGWLGGGEFSSTSGQSGPQIQPTAADVDMSWLYSVPDS; from the exons ATGCCGGCCGTCACGAGTCTGACAGCGCCGCCAAAGAAGCGCAACTTTGCCTGCGAGAGCTGCAGGTCGAAAAAG CGACGATGCGATGGCGGACAACCGCGATGCAGG CTATGCACGACGCTCAAGACTGAGTGCATCTACAAAGG CATCCCGTCGTCCAAATACCTCCACGACCTAGAGGACCACGCGACCAAGCTGCGCGACACGCTCTCGCGCCTCAAACATGCgtccaaggaggagcgcgaccaAATCCTTGATCTGATTGACGACTCGAACATCCCCGCCACGGGGCCCAACCCGGACGGCTTTGGCTCGGAGCGCATGGCGAATATCGCGACCAGGCCGATGAAGCTCGACTCGTTGGTGGACAGTTTCAAGGAGCAGGTCAAGATATCGACGGATACGGACAATcgg GCCGCGCTCCACGGCCCCTCGTCGCTGTACTACCTCTCGAGCGCGAACACTgcccagtcgccgccgccagcgcagGCCGACCTCGTGACGGACGCACTAGACATCGAGCACCATCTCATGATGGACTGGATCGatcgcgtcgccctcgccgcctcgttcCCCGTCATGAACGAGGAGGTGTGGAGGTACGTCCTCAAAATGCATTTCACCTGGGTCCAGCCCATGTTCGGTTTTGTTCACCACAAGACGTTCATGC GCGACATGCACCGCCCGCGCACCCCGCAGTCCATGTTCTCGCCGTTCCTCCTCTACTGCCTCTGCACGCATGTGATCCGCGCGTGCGACGTCAACCTCCTCAGCGAGGGCATGAACCCGTCGGACCCTTTCTTGCCCCAGGCCAAGCTGCTCGtcctgcgcgaggtcgagcgtggTAGCTCGCTGTCTGCGATCGCGGGCCTGCTCACCCTGAGTGCAAAGATCATGTCCCTGGGGCATGTCTCCCCGGCATGGGTCTATCT CGGCATGGCCATCCGCATGAttgacgacctcggcatccacctcgacggcaagacgCCGGCCTCAGAATCCCAGTTCTCGACGGAAGAGCTCGAATCCCGGCGGCACATGTTCTGGTCGGCGTACCTCTGGGACAAGACCATGTCAACGTACCTCGGCCGCATGCCGATGCTGCAGCAGACGCGCGACTCGCCAAAACCCATCGACCcggacgtcgagctcgacgcggcgccgtggaCGCCAGTGGGCAACCGCCTCGACCAGTTCCCGGCGTTCAAGTCGACCCCGAGTCTCGAGCTGTCGACGTTCTGCAACTCGTCGCGGCTGGCGATCATCATGAACGATATTTTGCTCTACGA CAATGGCTTCAGCTGCCCATTGAGTGCCGAgggacgaggtggtgaggCTGGTGCCCCGCTCCTCGACTCGATCCACCGCGCATTGAAAGAATGGCGCAAGAAGCTGCCCCCAGAACTCCAGTTCAGCCCCAAGGACGAGCCGGATCGTGTTCCCCCAGCTCACATCATCAACTTGAA CTGCCTCTATCACATGCTGTCGATCCTGCTGGACCGCCGAcaggccgtcggcgtcgtccaaGACTCGAGCGTGAAATCCGCCCTCGAAATCTCTATCCTCGCCCAGCTGAGCCACTCGCACTTCCTTGACCGCGAGGCGGTACTCTCCCACTGCT ACTGCATCTACACCGCTGCGCTAGTGTTCCTCAGCAAGCTCCGATTGCGCACCAACGAAGGCTGGctctcggacgaggaggccgtccTCGTGACGTCGCTGCAGTGGTGCCTGAACCGGTTGTCaaacgcgtcgacgaccatTGCCGCACTCCGCGGCCCAGTGACGGTGCTGCACGAAAAGGTGTCTACCCTCCCCGGCCCGATCGCCTCGATCATCATCAGCGCCATCGGCCCACCTCCAGTCAACCCCGAGGTCCCGTCGTCCGACTTCCAgccggcaacgacgaccaaCGGGACAGCAGCGCAcacctcgcccgactcgatcaACTCGGCCAACTCGCTGCAGTCTCtcgtgtcgacggcgccgaacCGCAAGAGCACAGCACCACCGCTCCAGCCGACAACGTTTGAGAACAACAACCTGACGCTCGAgtctgcgctcgccgcgatCCTGCGCAACGACACGAGCtcgctggcgacggccgcgctAACGACGACCGACACGTCGCCCCAGAGCAACCAGAGCAACCCCGTCGTTGCGCCCACGCTGGTGGACAATGCTGCCGTCGGCCCAGGGAGCGACTTTTGGggctggctcggcggtggcgagtttagctcgacgtcgggccaGTCGGGGCCGCAGATCcagccgacggcggccgacgtcgacatgtCGTGGTTGTATTCCGTCCCGGATAGCTAG
- the FMOGS-OX1 gene encoding Flavin-containing monooxygenase FMO GS-OX1 — MTDTRPLTRIAVIGAGASGLATLAQLKEVYARPKVAAETRVEIVGNYDPNPTPFLRAARTVDGGKTQLLPYPAGNEAPTPVYDGLRTNLAGGIMQFRGFPFPESAHLFPTSEQVLAYLEAYAEAKDLLRHIRFSTRVERLRLTPTSGARRGGRRWGITSSNTASGTTTSEEFDYVAVANGHYADGYIPPIDGLSQFPGTILHSREFRKEAEYAGKRVLVVGSFASGSDVSRLIAQLNVGHYDATGAALHDDGDKLPFTPVYQSSSGVPNINNGLQDGSEPWNPFVENVPLIERVEGASASYPKGRVWFYPEGAETDNGIARGSHAPLDDVDVIIFATGYYNALPFIKGADAPWRELRPLEDEITKEERAGGAEWEIGGLRGWAVRGLDPLLLFLENDRTIIFNVLQYQIAPFPFAEVQGRLAALLWAGQLPNFPDVPSPPPNLGNPYVAQLARAAAEGEAADSSAPTPALSESAASRDSSSPSTPSEEAPPVQVTESKGEQLRHTHRKRKEFIFPNPYELHWTSYVFSLTREGEDENTEDYWLGIEQWRADLRNDVFLLEWADLQTLDLNDLDDAARRPLAVAAARKGLAEDGFLFITGTGVSTETLQRNLSIAKFLVEGLSLEEKTPWKADLAAGSYKGYKVAGEWSSPARGPDKVEHYNFESASFTAPLNTQHPPQLLPFIPEIKAFAEHTYNNVVYRILKLVSLALELPEDYLWGLHDHNGNIGHACSRYMGYYPLSDAEAEAGDGVLSRGHTDYNSISLLYSQPVSALQLLTNDGQWKWVKHVEGAVVVNTADALDAVLSGGLFKATRHRVVRPPPDQQQLIRYILIHFARTRRDLPLEPVWDSPVVKAHGKNQFQDRIDAGGAAPTQDEWLRERIRRTGHEDYYKQNTQNKSDNNCTALSAVSERVSCLLPRRGRRSRAHFLTPVGIRNDSKLQQLASIHFAKADICAYRTDQRARSLATSRMPPETSRRKASHAHDAPPGPWKKRGYGHTCAVCRERKIKCIGADEPPCKGCREANTICRPAVRVRMTKKRAAEEEAAPRRPAEPSPASSSPRTHAHHPAAESLLQLKGEHERAPPEAGTISVPVSLLASLEARIRKLEGSGSGSGPPSPSTSVGTEHHAHAHHHQHAQPTTLGSPRYDVGSAARPVYHGEISMFDEGAERDERAAWGERSPSPEAVRERGHRASAADQHEWSDESLRAAARLRHRYASAEDGENWLESYFCWASAVDGVVHRPSFIRDMALDGPYFSDFLLVAIYVTGIRFTTGMDEREREARGAHYEGIAMSMLPEQIMKPGSIASIHGMLVLAGRQMGVGKIQQAWMIFGLAIRMMQDMGLHLPVSDPSKFSSDELDMRARLFWGVYAWDKTLSMALGREPSLVHRPGMSTDALPSDTDDGFEWQPHLPCIRHAPYPRQPLLKTFTLRHYAHLTLILDSILNNMYSPGRPHRRSLGFVQSAVDQLAEWRANLPSVLKLESGNMPEVCPPPNVATLNMCYHTIRILVYRPLLADNARPANSSRALNTSSTLNDQTALHHCRDAAINISEILQMWGRTFGHYSHHYTILYAGFIASCLDILLIRSAEPAVRDEALDRVRYVLEVLEQCVAQGGCVRKGVINIRSQLDRVTKASLSPSQQLAITPSNGGGAQLGLPPPPPDFTAQVANVALQGLPAGSGQVWAPENDFGWFTDGNMWDMPTLLDMLGGGPLAYAQALNISNVNTGL, encoded by the exons ATGACCGACACACGCCCGCTCACACGCATCGCGGTCATTGGCGCCGGTGCGTCcggcctcgcgacgctcgcccagctcaaggaggtATATGCCCGGcccaaggtcgccgccgagacgcgcgTCGAGATTGTGGG GAACTACGACCCAAACCCCACGCCGttcctccgcgccgcgcgcacagTAGACGGCGGCAAGACGCAGCTGCTGCCCTATCCCGCGGGCAACGAGGCCCCGACGCCCGTCTACGACGGGCTGCGGAccaacctcgccggcggGATCATGCAGTTTCGCGGCTTCCCCTTCCCCGAGAGCGCGCACCTCTTCCCCACGAGCGAGCAGGTACTGGCCTACCTCGAGGCGTACGCCGAGGCGAAGGACCTGCTGCGTCACATCCGGTTCTCGacacgcgtcgagcggctccggctcacgccgaccagcggggcgcggcgcggcggccgccggtGGGGCATCACGTCCAGCAACACTGCGAGCGGGACGACCACGTCCGAGGAGTTTGACtacgtcgccgtcgcgaaTGGGCACTATGCGGACGGGTACATCCCGCCGATTGACGGCCTGTCGCAGTTCCCGGGCACGATCCTGCACTCGCGCGAGTTCCGCAAGGAGGCGGAGTATGCAGGcaagcgcgtgctcgtcgtcgggtcgTTTGCGAGCGGATCAGACGTGAGCCGGCTCATCGCGCAGCTGAATGTCGGGCACTACGATGCGactggcgccgcgctgcacgacgacggcgacaagctGCCCTTTACGCCCGTGTaccagtcgtcgtcgggcgtgcCGAACATCAACAACGGGCTGCAGGACGGCAGCGAGCCGTGGAATCCGTTCGTGGAGAACGTGCCGCTcatcgagcgcgtcgagggggcgtcggcgtcgtatCCGAAGGGCAGGGTGTGGTTCTACcccgagggcgccgagacggACAATGGCATCGCGCGCGGGTCGCatgcgccgctcgacgacgtcgacgtgaTCATCTTCGCGACGGGGTACTACAACGCGCTGCCGTTCAtcaagggcgccgacgcgccgtggcgcgagctccgcccgctcgaggacgagatcaCAAAGGAGgaacgcgccggcggcgcagagtGGGAGATTGGCGGGCTGCGCGGCTGGGCCGTGCGTGGGCTGGATCCCCTGCTTCTCTTCCTTGAGAACGACCGGACGATCATCTTCAACGTGTTAC AATACCAGATCGCACCGTTCCCTTTTGCCGAGGTACAGGGCCGCCTGGCGGCGCTCCTGTGGGCAGGGCAACTGCCCAACTTCCCCGacgtgccgtcgccgccgccgaacctCGGCAACCCGTacgtcgcgcagcttgcgcgcgccgcggcggagggcgaagctgccgactcgtcggcgccgacaccggccctgtccgagtcggcagcgtcgcgcgactcgtcctcgccctccacgCCGTCGGAAGAGGCCCCGCCAGTCCAAGTGACAGAGAGCAAgggcgagcagctgcgccacACGCACCGCAAGCGCAAAGAGTTCATCTTTCCCAACCCCTACGAGCTGCACTGGACATCGTACGTCTTCAGCCTCACgcgtgagggcgaggacgagaacACGGAGGACTACTGGCTCGGGATTGAGCAGTGgcgcgccgacctgcgcAACGACGTGTTCCTGC TCGAGTGGGCCGACCTGCAAACCCTCGACCtcaacgacctcgacgacgccgcgcgccgccccctcgccGTGGCTGCCGCGCGCAAGGGCCTGGCAGAGGACGGGTTCCTCTTCATCACCGGCACGGGCGTGAGCACCGAGACGCTGCAGCGTAACCTCAGCATTGCGAAGTTTCTCGTCGAGGGGTTGAGCCTTGAGGAGAAGACGCCGTGGAAAGCTGATCTCGCCGCCGGGAGCTACAAGGGGTACAAGGTTGCTGGGGAGTGGAGTAGTCCTGCTCGTGGGCCtgacaaggtcgag caCTACAACTTCGAGTCGGCCTCCTTCACCGCCCCGCTCAACACACAGCACCCGCCCCAGCTGCTCCCCTTCATCCCCGAGATCAAGGCGTTCGCCGAGCACACGTACAACAATGTAGTCTACCGCATCCTCAAGCTCGTgagcctcgcgctcgagctgcccgagGACTACCTGTGGGGGCTGCACGACCACAACGGTAACATCGGGCACGCTTGCTCGCGGTACATGGGCTACTACCCGCTCAGCGATGCGGAAGCtgaggccggcgacggggtGCTGAGCCGCGGCCACACGGACT acAACTCCATCTCGCTCCTCTACTCGCAGCCCGTGAGCGCGCTCCAGCTGCTCACGAACGACGGGCAGTGGAAGTGGGTCAAGcacgtcgagggcgccgtgGTGGTTAACACggcggacgcgctcga CGCAGTCCTCTCCGGCGGCCTGTTCAAAGCCACGCGCCACCGCGTcgtccgcccgccgcccgaccagcagcagctgatCCGGTACATCCTGATCCACTTTGCCCGCACGCGGCGCGACCTGCCTCTCGAGCCGGTGTGGGACTCGCCCGTGGTCAAGGCACACGGGAAGAACCAGTTCCAGGACCGGAttgacgctggcggcgcggcgccgacgcaggACGAGTGGCTGCGTGAGCGCATCCGCCGGACCGGGCACGAGGACT ACTACAAGCAGAACACGCAGAACAAGTCGGACAACAa CTGTACGGCACTGTCAGCagtcagcgagcgagtcaGCTGCCTCCTcccgcgtcgaggtcgtcgcaGCCGCGCACATTTCCTAACTCCGGTAGGGATCCGGAACGATTCCAAACTCCAACAACTTGCATCGATCCACTTTGCGAAAGCCGATATCTGCGCCTACCGGACCGAtcaacgcgctcgctcgctcgcaacATCACGAATGCCACCAGAAACCTCACGGCGCAAGGCGTCGCACGCGCatgacgcgccgcccggcccGTGGAAGAAGCGGGGGTACGGGCATACCTGTGCG GTATGCCGCGAGCGCAAGATCAAGTGTATcggggccgacgagccgccgtGCAAGGGCTGCAGGGAGGCGAACACCATCTGCCGCCCGGCGGTGCGGGTGCGCATGACGAAgaagcgcgcggccgaggaggaggctgcgccgcgacggcccgctgagccgtcgccggcgtcctcgtcgccccggacacacgcacaccaccccgccgccgagtcgctcctccagctcaagggcgagcacgagcgagcccCGCCCGAGGCGGGCACGATCTCGGTGCCCGTGTCgctgctcgcgtcgctcgaggcgcgTATCCGCAAGCTGGAGGGCAGCGGCTCTGGCTCcggcccgccgtcgccgtcgacctcggtcgGGACAGAGcaccacgcccacgcgcaccaccaccaacacgcacagccgacgacgctcgGGTCGCCGCGGTACGATGTcggctcggccgcgcgcccagtGTACCATGGCGAGATATCGATGTTtgacgagggcgccgagcgcgacgagcgcgccgcgtggGGAGAGCGCAGCCCGAGCCCcgaggccgtgcgcgagcggggACACCGCGCGTCTGCCGCCGACCAGCACGAGTGGTCGGACGagtcgctgcgcgccgctgcgcgcctgCGGCACCGGtacgcgagcgccgaggacggcgagaacTGGCTCGAGAGCTACTTTTGCTGGGcgagcgccgtcgacggTGTGGTGCACCGCCCGAGCTTCATCC GCGACATGGCGCTGGACGGGCCGTACTTCTCCGACTttctgctcgtcgccatctACGTCACGGGTATCCGGTTCACGACGGGGatggacgagcgcgagcgcgaggcgcggggcgcgcACTACGAGGGGATTGCGATGAGCATGCTGCCTGAGCAGATTATGAAGCCGGGGAGCATAGCCTCCATCC ACGGcatgctcgtcctcgccgggAGACAAATGGGCGTCGGCAAGATCCAACAAGCGTGGATGATCTTCGGGCTCGCGATCCGCATGATGCAGGACATGGGGCTGCATTTGCCTGTGTCCGACCCGTCCAAGTTCAGctcggacgagctcgacatgcgcgcgcgcctcttCTGGGGCGTGTATGCGTGGGACAAGACGCTGAGCATGGCGCTTGGGCGGGAGCCGTCGCTCGTCCACCGGCCGGGCATGTCGACTGACGCGCTGCCGtccgacacggacgacggGTTCGAGTGGCAGCCGCATCTGCCGTGTATCCGCCATGC GCCGTACCCCCGCCAGCCGCTCCTCAAGACCTTCACGCTCCGCCACTACGCGCACCTGACCCTCATCCTCGACTCGATCCTCAACAACATGTACTCGCCTGGCCGGCCACACCGGCGCAGCTTGGGCTTTGTGCAGAGCGCGGTGGATCAGCTGGCCGAGTGGCGCGCCAACCTCCCCAGTGTGCTCAAGCTCGAGTCGGGCAACATGCCCGAGGTGTGCCCCCCGCCGAATGTCGCGACGCTCAA CATGTGCTACCATACCATCCGCATCCTGGTGTACCGCCCACTCCTGGCCGACAACGCGCGACCGGCAAACTCGTCGCGTGCACTCaacacctcgtcgacgctcaACGACCAGACGGCGCTCCACCACTGCCGGGACGCGGCGATCAACATATCCGAGATCCTCCAGATGTGGGGCCGGACATTCGGCCACTACTCGCACCACTACACCATCCTCTACGCCGGCTTTATTGCCAGCTGCCTCGACATTCTGCTGATACGGTctgccgagccggccgtGCGTGACGAGGCTCTCGACCGGGTCAGGTacgtgctcgaggtgctcgagcagtGCGTGGCGCAGGGTGGATGTGTGCGCAAGGGCGTTATCAACATCCGGTCCCAGCTGGATCGTGTGACCAAGGCGAGCTTGTCCCCTAGCCAGCAGTTGGCCATTACGCCGTCGaatggcggcggtgctcaACTTGGACTGCCTCCCCCACCGCCCGACTTTACGGCCCAGGTCGCCAACGTGGCGCTGCAGGGTCTCCCAGCCGGCTCGGGGCAGGTGTGGGCCCCCGAGAACGACTTTGGCTGGTTCACCGACGGCAACATGTGGGACATGCCCACGCTGCTCGAcatgctcggcggcgggccccTGGCCTATGCTCAGGCGCTGAACATTTCCAATGTAAATACAGGACTGTAA
- the YIL166C_7 gene encoding putative transporter, protein MSAEKNGNSLVPTSSYDSPPRPEDEETLRLAKNWTPEEEQRAKRKMDFIIMPILTLGFFCLQLDRGNIANALTDNFLKDVRITQDQFNVGQQMLSLGIVLFEVPSNMALYRIGPGKWLTLQLFLFGIVSTFQAFQRGYGPFIATRFLLGMTESGFIPGGLWTLSTWYTRSETAKRVMFFYFGNQIGQASSKLLAYGILHMRGVGGQPGWFWLFALMGAFTVASGFVFGFFLPDSFKNPTSTFLPKKRWFTDRELEILRTRVILDDPMKGKKKSHIGLDAFKRAFGNWRLWVHLFITLCNNGPQRAFDTYSPSIVSSFGFAPLTSNALASVGFWLQVPVSFVFSYVSDHFNLRGPTVIAGFSGHMLGYIFNRIFTELNSRGVKYFGVVWTQTFGTFSHPLNIAWMSLSARDSEERALAMAMVIMGANTAGIYGAQIFRSDDKPKYRRGFSINIAILAFGLLLAIIRYIDDRRLKKRALAEETTILSSEGDVASLRARESTDAAHPVSSAKAVEDDKEKKEVLNGNVVRA, encoded by the exons ATGTCCGCCGAGAAGAACGGCAACAGCCTCGTGCCAACATCGTCGTATGACAGCCCGCCCAggcccgaggacgaggagaccCTCCGCCTGGCCAAGAACTGGACGCcagaggaggagcagcgcgccaagcgcaa GATGGACTTTATCATCATGCCTATTCTGACGCTGGGCTTCTTCTGTCTTC AGCTCGACCGCGGTAACATTGCCAACGCACTCACGGACAACTTCCTCAAGGACGTCCGCATCACGCAGGACCAGTTCAACGTCGGCCAGCAGATGCTTTCGCTCGGCATCGTGCTCTTCGAAGTGCCGTCCAACATGGCGCTGTACCGCATCGGCCCCGGCAAGTGGCTCACGCTCCAGCTCTTCCTCTTCGGCATCGTCTCCACCTTCCAGGCCTTCCAGCGCGGCTACGGCCCGTTCATCGCGACGCGTTTCCTGCTCGGCATGACGGAGAGTGGCTTCATCCCCGGCGGCCTGTGGACCCTGTCGACGTGGTACACGCGCAGTGAGACGGCCAAGCGCGTCATGTTCTTCTACTTTGGCAACCAGATCGGCCAGGCCTCCTCCAAGCTCCTCGCATACGGCATCCTCCACatgcgcggcgtcggcggccagccGGGCTGGTTCTGGCTCTTTGCGCTCATGGGCGCGTTCACCGTCGCGTCCGGCTTCGTGTTCGGCTTCTTCCTTCCCGACAGCTTCAAGAACCCCACGTCGACGTTCCTCCCCAAGAAGCGCTGGTTCAccgaccgcgagctcgagatccTCCGCACCCgcgtcatcctcgacgacccgaTGAAGGGCAAAAAGAAGAGCCACattggcctcgacgccttcAAGCGCGCGTTCGGAAACTGGCGTCTCTGGGTCCACCTCTTCATCACCCTCTGCAACAACGGCCCCCAGCGTGCGTTCGACACGTACTCGCCCTCGATCGTCTCGTCGTTCGGCTTCGCCCCGCTCACCTCGAACGCGCTCGCTTCCGTCGGTTTCTGGCTCCAGGTGCCCGTGTCCTTCGTCTTCTCATACGTGTCGGACCACTTCAACCTCCGCGGTCCGACCGTCATTGCAGGCTTCTCGGGCCACATGCTCGGTTACATCTTCAACCGTATCTTCACCGAGCTCAACTCGCGCGGCGTCAAGTACTTTGGTGTCGTGTGGACGCAGACTTTCGGCACCTTCTCGCACCCGCTCAACATTGCCTGGATGTCGCTTTCCGCGCGTGACTCGGAGGAGCGCGCCCTGGCCATGGCCATGGTCATCATGGGCGCCAACACGGCCGGCATCTACGGCGCGCAGATCTTCCGCTCAGACGACAAGCCAAAGTACCGCCGTGGATTCAGCATCAACATTGCAATCCTCGCCTTCGGTCTCCTGCTCGCCATCATCCGCTACATCGACGACCGCAGGCTCAAGAAgcgcgcccttgccgaggagaCGACCATTCTGTCCTccgagggcgacgtcgcgTCCCTCCGCGCCCGTGAGAGCACCGATGCCGCCCACCCCGTCAGCAGtgccaaggccgtcgaggacgacaaggagaagaaggaggtgCTCAACGGCAACGTTGTCCGCGCCTAA